A single region of the Zootoca vivipara chromosome 2, rZooViv1.1, whole genome shotgun sequence genome encodes:
- the UTS2R gene encoding urotensin-2 receptor → MEGTVSSTARVGTDKGNLLRSNPNISYNTTWDGASTEDFIATCTIGTILSIMCVIGVTGNIYTLVVMCHYLRYSASMYIYIINLALADLLYLLTIPFIVGTYFTRGWYFGEAGCRILFSLDFLTMHTSIFTLMVMSTERYLAVLKPLDTVKRSKSYRKAIAIIIWVVSLLLTLPMLIMIQLVREDKNICLPTWSKMSYKIYITILFCTSIVGPGVVIGYLYIRLARTYWVSQTTSLKETKRLPNQKVLYLIFTIVLVFWTCFLPFWIWHLLSQYIDPLPVSQNATRNINYLTTCLTYSNSCINPFLYTLLTKNYKEYLRNRQRSFNSSSGYFQRRSRFQRISGRSWSTSSQHYTETFVLPPIPGGNSSP, encoded by the coding sequence ATGGAGGGCACAGTCTCCTCAACAGCGAGGGTGGGCACAGATAAGGGCAACCTACTCAGAAGCAACCCCAACATTTCCTACAATACAACCTGGGACGGGGCCTCCACAGAGGACTTCATAGCCACCTGCACCATCGGGACTATCCTCTCCATCATGTGTGTTATTGGAGTGACAGGCAACATCTACACCTTGGTGGTAATGTGCCACTATCTGAGATACTCTGCCTCTATGTACATCTACATCATCAACCTTGCCCTAGCAGACCTACTCTACCTTCTCACCATCCCTTTCATTGTCGGGACATATTTCACCCGGGGATGGTACTTTGGAGAAGCTGGGTGCCGGATCCTTTTCAGCTTGGATTTCCTCACCATGCACACCAGTATTTTCACCTTGATGGTGATGAGCACAGAGAGATACCTGGCAGTGCTGAAGCCCCTGGACACCGTGAAAAGGTCCAAGAGCTACCGGAAAGCcattgccatcatcatctgggTTGTGTCTCTGCTCCTCACCCTCCCAATGCTCATCATGATCCAGCTGGTAAGAGAGGACAAGAACATCTGCCTCCCTACCTGGAGCAAAATGTCCTACAAGATCTACATCACCATCCTCTTCTGTACCAGCATTGTGGGTCCCGGGGTTGTCATTGGGTACCTTTACATCCGGCTGGCAAGGACTTACTGGGTGTCCCAAACGACTTCTTTGAAAGAGACCAAGAGGCTGCCCAACCAAAAAGTGCTGTACTTGATCTTCACTATCGTGCTGGTCTTCTGGACCTGCTTCCTGCCTTTCTGGATATGGCACCTCCTCTCCCAATACATCGACCCCCTCCCAGTGTCTCAAAACGCCACCAGGAACATCAACTACCTGACCACGTGCCTGACTTACAGCAACAGCTGCATCAACCCTTTCCTCTACACCTTGCTGACCAAAAACTACAAAGAGTACTTGAGGAACAGGCAGCGATCctttaacagcagcagcggcTACTTCCAGAGGAGAAGCAGGTTCCAGAGGATCTCTGGGAGATCGTGGTCCACAAGCAGCCAGCACTACACGGAGACCTTTGTGCTCCCTCCCATTCCTGGGGGGAACAGCAGTCcctga